One Vicugna pacos chromosome X, VicPac4, whole genome shotgun sequence DNA window includes the following coding sequences:
- the LOC140692045 gene encoding uncharacterized protein — MQAGNVGGGDKGNGRRSSARDKMQVSVCDMSSDNFKKTWLTLKELHDKELLRLQGKLTSLRKERLADGRRTGSTAKIKELTEQQKVLNTTITDLRDQLKAKRCDRCSMNETYRNTLQQEFYDIQQRNMKFIAELTAERNKLREENKQLSARLKVNQKQYLRPSFSDSDDDFISCTQKSIPVFSVREPTPGTQVHLPVKLIKRSNTEQMKSGGKKEHQQSSKFPNPFYSQDLFEMPDTPLEKISSNNSKPTTGSSANQKSSADLPLTPTLSPQKGYGLQGDSNLSDDRLGQPQRKPISTQKTSSQKYGTQIDFSWSLSSISTGENPPSQAISATSEENKPDYKRISFPPFTQRKENLPLNIFPFDYTVRSGGKRRSIGMGRYSIGFSVRDSCSQTPSNEQSTLKMTTNESTGAGHGADKPQEDMEFMKMLWLYSII; from the exons ATGCAGGCAGGGAATGTGGGTGGAGGTGACAAGGGAAATGGCAGGAGGTCTTCGGCAAGAGATAAAATGCAGGTTAGCGTCTGTGATATGTCTTctgacaattttaaaaaaacctggCTGACGCTGAAAGAGCTCCACGACAAAGAGCTACTCCGTCTACAGGGGAAACTAACCAGTTTGAGGAAAGAGCGATTGGCAGATGGAAGGCGGACGGGCTCCACAGCCAAAATTAAAGAGTTGACGGAGCAACAGAAAGTACTGAATACCACTATCACTGACCTGCGAGATCAGTTAAAGGCCAAAAGATGTGACCGCTGTTCAATGAATGAAACGTACAGGAATACGCTACAGCAAGAATTTTATGATATTCAACAACGAAATATGAAGTTCATTGCCGAGCTCACTGCAGAAAGGAATaaattaagagaagaaaataaacagcttTCTGCAAGACTAAAAGTAAACCAGAAACAGTATCTTCGCCCTTCTTTTTCCGACAGTGACGATGATTTCATTTCTTGCACTCAAAAGAGCATACCAGTTTTTTCCGTCAGGGAGCCTACGCCAGGCACTCAGGTGCATCTGCCTGTCAAACTGATAAAGCGTTCAAATACTGAACAGATGAAATCTGGAGGAAAAAAGGAACATCAACAAAGTTCAAAGTTTCCAAATCCATTTTATAGTCAAGATCTCTTTGAGATGCCAGACACCCCTTTGGAGAAGATTTCCTCTAACAACAGTAAGCCTACCACAGGAAGCAGTGCCAACCAGAAGTCATCTGCAGACCTTCCTTTAACACCTACACTTAGCCCTCAAAAGGGGTATGGACTTCAAGGTGACTCAAATCTTTCTGATGACAGGCTTGGCCAGCCCCAAAGAAAACCGATCTCCACACAGAAGACCTCCTCACAAAAGTACGGAACTCAGATTGACTTCTCTtggagcctctccagtatttcTACAGGAGAAAATCCACCTTCTCAAGCAATATCTGCAACTTCAGAGGAAAATAAGCCTGATTATAAGAGAATTTCATTTCCTCCTTTTACCCAGAGAAAGGAAAATCTCCCtttaaatatatttccttttgACTATACTGTAAGATCTGGTGGGAAAAGAAGGTCGATTGGTATGGGTCGTTACAGCATTGGGTTTTCCGTGAGAGACAGCTGTAGCCAGACACCTTCCAATGAACAGTCGACTTTGAAGATGACTACTAATGAATCTACAGGAGCAGGGCATGGTGCTGATAAGCCACAAG AGGACATGGAGTTTATGAAAATGCTTTGGTTATATTCTATCATATAA